The genomic interval CCTTGCAAACCGGGCGATCGTGACGTGCTCGCGGGAATGATGGAATCCGTAGAAGATATTCCGGGAAAAACGATCCTCGAGGGATTGCCCTGGGATTGGGAAAGTTATGGCGAGTACCTCGACTCGCTGGAGAGGCTTGCGCCGGCCATTAACGTGGCCGGTCTGGTTGGCCACTGCGCGATCCGCACTTATGTGATGGGCGATCGAGCCGTCGACGGGGAACCGACGACTGACGAGATCGAAGAGATGGCAGCCTTGGTCGGGAAATCCGTTGCAGAGGGGGCCGTTGGTTTCTCGAGCAGCCGCTTGCTCGCCCATCGGATGCCGGACGGTCGCAGTATTCCGGGCACCTTCGCCAAGACCGATGAGATGGTCGCGATCGCCAAGGCGCTTGGTGAGAATAATGGGCTGGTGCAGAACGTTCTTGAATACACGCGATTCGCATCCGAGATGGAAATCCTGAGACAGCAGTCGCTGGCAGCCAAGACCCGAACCATTTTTACGGCGCCACATATTCCCGGCTCGGAGGGCAAGGCTAGTGCCTATGAGGATTATGTCGAGGGGATGCGAGCCGAGGGCCTCGACGTGACGGCTCTGACCTTGCCGCGTTCGGGAGGATTCTTGTCGGGGCTCAAAACGAACATCATGGTGATGCCACCGGATACATTCGTTCCGGGTTCGATGACACCCGCATGGCTTGAACTCGTGGCGCTCGACTTCGAGGATCGCCTCGAAGCCATCCGGGACGAGAAGACTCGCGGCCAGCTGATCGAAGAAGCCAGGGGATCAAAGCTCGTCGATATGTTCGCGGTCAATTTCTATTCGCTGGATGATGGCGATGCGCCCGTTTACGACCATGACCCGAGCGCAAGCCTTCCGGCGCTAGCAAAGGAGGCCGGAGAGCATCCCGCAGAGACCTGGCTGCGAATCATGCTCGAAACCGATGGCGAGGCGCTTTTTCATGTTCGTTTCTTCAACCACGACTACGCGGCGGTCGAGAAGTTCCTGCAGAAGGATTGGGTCTTGCCCAGTCTCGGCGACGCGGGCGCGCATTTGACCCAGATTATCGACGCTGGTTGGCCGACTTTCATGCTGTCTCATTGGTGCCGTGAGAAAGGTACCTTCAGCCTGGCCGAGACGGTTCGGATGCTGACCAGTGCGCAGGCCCGCATTCTGGGATTCAGCGACCGAGGGACGCTGGCGGTCGGGATGCGTGCCGATATCAACGTCATCAATACCGAGAAGGTTGTGGAGGCACAGCCGCGGCTGGTCAACGATTTTCCCGGTGGTGTGCCGCGATTGATCCAGAAGGCGCAGGGCTACCGTGCGACGATCTGTAACGGGAGTGTGATTGTGTCGGAAGGGGAAATTACTGGCGAGCGAGCCGGCAAGGTTCTGCGGAACAACGCCTGAGGTACGACTCCAAGGTAAGGCCTCGCCGAGCCTGGTTCAGTGCGTCGCGAACCACGCCTCGCTCTGTGAGCCTACGATCGCCACCAGATTCCCCATCGCGACGTTGACGTCCACGATATGCATGCCCCACTCTGGAGTGAGATCGCCGCCGATGTTGTCGGTCCGCGGGCCGGGATCGGCATTGACCCGGAGAGAGAGATAGGTGTAGTCCCCCTCGGTGACGCACTCCGAGGTCACCAGGCCGGGCAAGGAGACGTAGTCGACATCGAGCTGCGGAGGGTCTTCCAGGTCGTCCGCCCAAGCCAGGTCCGGGGCGGGGTTGCTGAACTGAGTTCCGTCAACGAGGCTGAAATAGGGTGTCAGCAAGCCGGCTCCACCGCTCAGGCTGGCTGGATTTGTGCACAGCGCCTGTTGGCCGTCCGCTCGGGCGCGTCCGAAGAGCGAACCGGCTGCAGGTGGCGAGGTGTGGCGAAACGATGCGTAGGAAATGACGCAGCCTGTCTGTTTGTCGCTGCGGCAGGCAGCCACGTTTGCGAAGCTGCCCCCGACGTCTTCGCCGACCGGGACCTGCACGCCGGACCCCAGCAGCAGCGCCGATACCATCCGGTCTTGCAGCGCCGAGTTGGTGTCGATTTCCTCTCGGATCAAACGGCGGAGATGGCCAGCCCCCTGGGAGTGCCCCATTAA from Candidatus Binatia bacterium carries:
- a CDS encoding amidohydrolase family protein is translated as MTYDLIIRRGLIVDGTGSEPFVGDIAVAGDTIVAIGDVEGEARREIDAEGHAVTPGFIDLHTHLDAQVGWDPALTPVVWHGVTTALLGNCGVTFAPCKPGDRDVLAGMMESVEDIPGKTILEGLPWDWESYGEYLDSLERLAPAINVAGLVGHCAIRTYVMGDRAVDGEPTTDEIEEMAALVGKSVAEGAVGFSSSRLLAHRMPDGRSIPGTFAKTDEMVAIAKALGENNGLVQNVLEYTRFASEMEILRQQSLAAKTRTIFTAPHIPGSEGKASAYEDYVEGMRAEGLDVTALTLPRSGGFLSGLKTNIMVMPPDTFVPGSMTPAWLELVALDFEDRLEAIRDEKTRGQLIEEARGSKLVDMFAVNFYSLDDGDAPVYDHDPSASLPALAKEAGEHPAETWLRIMLETDGEALFHVRFFNHDYAAVEKFLQKDWVLPSLGDAGAHLTQIIDAGWPTFMLSHWCREKGTFSLAETVRMLTSAQARILGFSDRGTLAVGMRADINVINTEKVVEAQPRLVNDFPGGVPRLIQKAQGYRATICNGSVIVSEGEITGERAGKVLRNNA
- a CDS encoding DUF3089 domain-containing protein gives rise to the protein MRNSLGNWIGPLVGLGMLGLMACGDDSTTKSGGEVQREIFYEGYSSDIYADDAHWMCKRGLPGDECDRDLDTAIVQADGRYEIVAHVALADAEVDCLYIYPTVRLGTEGNAPFDGNYSEEIATTRNQAARFGEVCEVYAPVYRQRTLTAGASEVSGRAYGDVVDVFKHYLANLNEGRPFVLMGHSQGAGHLRRLIREEIDTNSALQDRMVSALLLGSGVQVPVGEDVGGSFANVAACRSDKQTGCVISYASFRHTSPPAAGSLFGRARADGQQALCTNPASLSGGAGLLTPYFSLVDGTQFSNPAPDLAWADDLEDPPQLDVDYVSLPGLVTSECVTEGDYTYLSLRVNADPGPRTDNIGGDLTPEWGMHIVDVNVAMGNLVAIVGSQSEAWFATH